Proteins encoded within one genomic window of Aquarana catesbeiana isolate 2022-GZ linkage group LG03, ASM4218655v1, whole genome shotgun sequence:
- the LOC141133976 gene encoding general transcription factor II-I repeat domain-containing protein 2-like, producing the protein MSRKRKIDSECRIFKEQWTYDYFFMRYKERAVCLICQNVVAVFKEYNLRRHYQTHHKDKYDCLVGEVRKDKILKLKNTLTTQQNTFVKQKQLNISSLRASFQVAKLIACTGRPFVEGEFVKECLLSVAKEMCPEKTDLFSTVSLSGPTITRRIEEMGDNLHQHLQNSAKKLSYFSLALDESNDVCDSAQLLIFIRGTNDYFEVTEELAALQTMKGTTTGEDIYEKVCQTVNGLELDWAKLASVTTDGAPSMVGSKKGVIARINQEMDKHNHSHPIAIHCLIHQQALCSKSLKWENCDLLYHTEVRWLSRGRVLKRFYDLLPQITAFLLSKNKEVPELNDAEWKWHLAFLTDVTELLNSFNVQLQGKGKLICDMQSHVKAFEVKLGLLIKQVKEENFCHLPTTQNLLAEKPLVAFPNKTCVDSLEKLQKEFQCRFKDLHLHEQDIQLFRNPFSIDIENVDTIYQMELAELQTCDSLKDAFKTSSLPNFYASLPSETYPILRNHALKMATIFGSTYVCEQTFSRMKHLKSPTRSRLTDAHLHHLLRLAVTNMEPDIDHLISQKQAHSSH; encoded by the exons atgtcaagaaaaagaaaaattgactCGGAGTGTAGGATATTCAAAGAACAGTGGACTTATGATTACTTTTTCATGCGGTACAAGGAAAGAGCTGTGTGTCTCATATGCCAGAATGTAGTGGCTGTGTTCAAAGAATACAATTTGCGTCGACACTATCAAACTCATCATAAAGATAAATATGATTGTTTGGTCGGAGAAGTGAGAAAAGATAAAATATTAAAACTGAAAAATACATTGACAACTCAGCAAAATACTTTTGTGAAGCAGAAGCAGCTAAATATTTCATCACTGCGAGCAAGTTTTCAAGTTGCCAAGCTAATAGCGTGCACTGGCAGACCATTCGTGGAGGGAGAATTTGTAAAAGAATGTCTTCTTTCTGTTGCCAAAGAGATGTGTCCAGAGAAGACCGATTTATTTAGTACAGTGAGTCTTTCAGGACCTACAATTACACGAAGGATTGAAGAAATGGGAGACAATTTGCATCAGCATTTGCAAAACTCTGCAAAAAAACTTTCCTATTTTTCCTTGGCACTCGACGAAAGCAATGATGTTTGTGATTCTGCACAACTTCTAATTTTTATTCGTGGGACAAATGACTATTTCGAAGTCACAGAAGAGCTTGCTGCACTGCAAACCATGAAAGGAACAACTACAGGAGAAGACATCTATGAGAAGGTTTGCCAAACTGTGAATGGTTTGGAGCTGGACTGGGCTAAACTAGCAAGTGTGACAACTGATGGTGCTCCTAGCATGGTGGGGTCTAAGAAAGGAGTAATTGCTCGCATTAACCAAGAGATGGACAAACATAACCATTCTCATCCAATAGCCATACATTGCCTCATCCACCAACAAGCGCTGTGTAGTAAATCATTGAAGTGGGAAAATTGTG ATCTTCTGTACCACACAGAAGTCCGTTGGCTGAGTCGAGGGAGAGTTTTGAAACGTTTCTATGACTTACTTCCACAGATTACagcttttctgctttcaaaaaacaaAGAAGTACCAGAGCTCAATGATGCAGAATGGAAATGGCACCTTGCCTTTCTGACAGATGTAACAGAGCTACTCAATAGTTTCAATGTGCAACTTCAAGGAAAGGGGAAGCTCATCTGTGATATGCAATCACATGTGAAAGCATTTGAAGTAAAATTAGGCCTCCTCATCAAACAAgtgaaggaggaaaacttctgccaTCTCCCCACAACTCAAAACTTGTTAGCGGAAAAACCATTGGTTGCATTCCCAAACAAAACATGTGTGGATTCACTGGAAAAGTTGCAAAAGGAGTTCCAATGTAGATTTAAAGATCTTCATCTCCATGAACAGGACATACAACTTTTTCGTAACCCATTTTCTATTGACATTGAAAATGTGGATACAATTTACCAAATGGAACTGGCTGAACTGCAGACTTGTGACTCTCTGAAAGACGCATTCAAGACAAGCAGCCTTCCTAATTTTTATGCATCTCTCCCCTCTGAGACATATCCTATTCTCAGGAACCATGCGCTCAAAATGGCAACCATCTTTGGCAGCACTTATGTCTGTGAACAGACTTTTTCCAGAATGAAACACCTGAAATCTCCAACCAGATCTAGACTAACTGATGCACACTTGCATCACTTGTTACGACTAGCAGTGACAAATATGGAACCGGACATTGACCATCTCATTAGCCAAAAGCAGGCCCATAGTTCCCATTGA